The region TACATTTGTCAAGTCGGCACGGGAGCTGTATCCGAAGGCTTACATCCATTTTGAAGATTTTGGGTTTGACAATGGTGAGTTTGCCTTGTCATATTGATGGCATTGGTCTGACGGGCGACAGCACGGAGACTACTCGAAAAGTACCGCCCGGAGATTCCTTGCTTCAACGATGACGTCCAAGGTACCGGCTGTGTAACACTTGCCGCCATCCTTTCCGGTCTGCATGTCACGAAGCAGAACCTAGAAGATCTTCGCATGGTGGTATTCGGCGCTGGAACGGCGGGCGTTGGCATCGCTGATCAGGTCCGTGACGCCATCGCTACAGAACGAGGCATCAGTAAGGAAGACGCAGCAAAGCAGATCTGGTTCGTTGACCCTGAATACCCGTTTTATGCATGCaatggaggaggtgctgaCACTACCAGGCTGATTGACAAACAAGGGCTACTGACTACCGGAGTGGAATCACTGTCAAAGACTCAGAAGCCCTTTGCAAGGTCTGAAGATGAGTGGAGTGGAAAGGACAGAGATCTGTTGGCCGTGGTCAGAGAAGTCAAGCCAAACGCGCTGATCGGAACATCCACAGTCCCCAAAGCGTTTACGGAGGAGATCGTGCGCGAGATGGCCTCACATGTCGAGCGCCCCATCATCCTTCCGTTGTCGAATCCGACGCGCCTACACGAAGCTATCCCTGCTAATTTGCTAAAATGGACAGACGGAAAAGCTCTGGTAGCAACTGGAAGCCCGTTCAAACCTATTAAAGGACCATGGGGTCAAGACGGACAAGAGGTTGAGATCGAGGTTGCCGAGTGCAACAACAGTGTCGTGTTTCCAGGCATTGGTCTCGGGTCTGTCCTGTGTCGCGCTCGGCTTGTTACAGACAAAATGCTGGTCGCagcggtgggaggggtggcagAGCTGAGCCCGGCTCTGAAGGACGATATTGCGCCATTGTTGCCCGGTGTTGAGGTCGTGAGGGATGCCAGTGCAAGAGTGGCCCGCAAGGTGATTCAGGCAGctctggaggagggtgttgcaACAGAACAGGGTATTCCAGAGAATGAGGACGATCTTGACGAGTGGATCAAGGAGCAAATGTGGAAGCCCGTGTATCGACCGCTCAAATTTGTGGAAAAGGAGGGAGCTACAAGAGAGGCAAAGGGTGAGATGAGGGTTGTTGGAAGTCTGGCAACATGCGACTGATGGCTGCATTGAACGGTCGCTTATCTCGGGAAATGTAGGACTACGGTAAGAGTCACGATTAAGCCCCTAGAAGAGAGAATCACCTAGATATAAAGAAGCTTGACCATAGGCAGCTTGCCCTTCACTTGGTGAATAAGAGCCGATTCACTGGCATCTCGACTGTGTGGAATCAATGTTGAGCGTGAGTGCTGCAAAGGGCAGCTGCGGGGCATTGCAGATGGCCCCACTTCACCTGCCAAGCAGAGCAGACGAGTGCCAGGGTTAGGGGTCCTATCGGTTTATccacccaaaaaaaacacgTGACGGGCTCACAAATCGGTAGGGTTTTCGGTCCACACCAAAAATTATCGCGAAAGGCCTGTCTAATTCCAGTCCCGCCTTGTGTCCTCGAAATCTCGACTCCCCAACGACAAGTCGCATTTCCGCAACCAGACCTTCGCAATGGCCAAACTATCGTGAGTACTGtcctcgccatcgccatTTGTGTAATTTTCGCCCACGAATCCCTGGAATCGCATGCCTCGCCGCCAAAGTTGGATCTGGAACttgctgggaggaggggaaagtTGTGGGGGGAAGTTGGCAAGCAGCTTGCGAAAAAGAGCTGGGGAATGATGTGCAGGACAACAACTTTGGCGATCGGCGGCTGCGATTCGAGATGATATGATGGCTTCAAGCAAGAGCAAAATCACTTCGTTCAAAGATCTTGGCTGACAGTGCAACCAGCCGCGGTGCCCCTGGTGGCAAGCTTAAGATGACCCTCGGTCTTCCCGTGTATGTTCGATATCCTGAACCGACGACTTCGACCGACGTTTCTCCAACGCGATCGCAAATGCCGAACGGAACGAAAGAAGGAATATGGGCGCTGACAGGGAAATAGTGGTGCCATCATGAACTGCGCCGACAACTCTGGTGCTCGCAACCTTTACATCATCTCCGTCAAGGGTATCGGTGCCCGTCTCAACAGACTGcccgctggtggtgttggtgacatGGTCATGGCCACCGTCAAGAAGGGAAAGCCCGAGCTCCGCAAGAAAGTTCACCCCGCCGTCATCGTCCGCCAGGCCAAGCCCTGGAAGCGCTTCGATGGTGTCTTCCTCTATTTCGAGGACAACGCTGGTGTCGTACGTATCCCCGATCCATAACACAGGGCTGAGTGGAGGACTTGAAAGGAGAGAGGCTAACAGTGCCATAGATCGTCAACCCCAAGGGTGAGATGAAGGGCTCTGCCATCACCGGCCCCGTCGGTAAGGAGGCTGCCGAGCTCTGGCCCCGTATTGCCAGCAACTCTGGTGTTGTCATGTAAAGGGTTTATTTGGGCGAAGTTGATTTTGGGCATTGCGGAATTTCGACGAACACAAGATTCTGGAACCTGGGAACTTGCggatccccctcccccccgaaGACGGCGGAGGACAGGAATCCGTGACACAAAAGGCCATAAAAGGCTTGGGCTGGATCGGGAAGGCTTTGCATTTCTGGTGAGGCGTGCTAGGGAGTCATACCACAACTGCATGATACAGGTCAATTCAGAATCAGTTCTCGATTCCATTTGCGGGACGGCGCATCTTTTCGGGGATACTCGGGTTCTTTAtacatttttttttctactGATATGCTGCAGTTGATGCTGTGTTATATGCTTTTTCGTCGTTTCATTGTGTTTGTCACTTCAACACCGACCCATCTCGATTTATTTACATTCGTCCGTCCATCGATCACGTCCTCAACCACTGGAGCAAGGCGGCATGGAACCGATCAGGTGCCTGGATCTGTGGCGCGTGTCCCAGGTCTTCAAACTCGACCAGCGTGCAATTGGGTATCCTGTTGGCTGTTTCCTTTCCAATAAGCTCATACCTTCCCAACTTCTCCTTCACATCAGGAGGCGACCACTGTTTCCCGATGGCCGTTGTGTCCTTGGTCCCAACCATCAACAGTGTCTTTGATCGGACACGAGGGAACTCGTAAAAGACCGGCTGGGTCAGCACCatgtccaccaccctcgcctgACCCTCGACAAAGTTTTGGGCTTCAGTGCCAGCGTAGATCTGAGCCAACATCATCGCCCACACATTGTACTCGGGCGCCCAAGCCCCGAGGTAGTAGGTGCTCTGCTCGTACCCCTTTATTGACATGTAGTTTGACGTCTGTTCCGTCTTGAGAGTGATAGAAAGATCAGGGTATGGTACCCCGAGTTCGAGGTACGGCTCTAGCCCGATGGGATTGACGAGAACAAGGCTGGAGACTAGGTCTGGGTAGAGAAGGGAGAAGCGGGTGGCTAGCATGCCGCCCAGGGAGTGGCCTACCACTGTTATGCCATTGTTGCTGGGGTCTGTCAGGTCCAGGGCTGACAAGAGGGAGTAGGTGTTGAGGGTTagttggtggagggagtACTGGTAGAGGGTGCCGGGCTTGGAGGACTTGCAGAAGCCGATTTGGTCGGGGATGATGACGCGGTACCCGGCCTTTTGGAGGGtcgcggcggtggtggaccaGGTGATGGAGCAAAAGTTTTTGCCGTGGAGCAAGAGGGCGATTTTGGGCTTGGGATTGGGCTTTGTGCGGGTGTGACGGACGTGTTGTGGCTTGGTGGTTGCGGTAGGGGCGACGATGGGGGGAAGGTCGATGAAGGCCATCTCTAGGGGCAGACCCTGAGAGCCGAAATGGAAGAgttggaaggggtgggggtATGTGAAGTTGGAACCATTGAGGTCGGTTGGGAAGGGGCCATTGTCGATGGTCGTGTTGTTGGTCGCCGTCTTGCTTTGGCTCGCGATGGCTGCTACGGCTGATACTGCCAAGATGAGGGCGAGGAACAACATCTTCACTTTCGGAGTTGCGCGAGACAACTGCACAGTGGTAGAGCCCAAGTTGGAGACCACTGTTTCCCCAAGGTGACTTTGTTGCGGTGACCTTCCAGGGTGGTATTTTGTTGGTAGTCGTGATCAGCCTGGCACACCAGATCATCGCTGGAGTCAGCCAAAAGGCTGTCGTGTAGCATCTTTTAAGATGCTCGAACCCAAGACACTGGAATATTTGCCCCTGAATCCCACTTCACGAAAATCGGTGGGCACCAAAAGAATCTCATGTTGACATGCTTTTTCTTTCACGCTCATGACAACGACAGGGAAACAAGCTAAGGGGATCAGGGATGAATACAGTCATGACGGTGGGATATCAGTGGTTTATTTCTCGTCCCAGAAGCAATATCGGAACCCGGCCAAGCGGATGGCTGTGATATTGAGGTGGTGCGATAACTCGCCCTTGCATTAAAGATCAACGCTGCATGGCGGTCACCCGATTCGGAGTTTTATCGACCGTAGGTGAGACATGTACGGCTGAACTTTCCTCCCTTCAACACGTAGCACAGATCTGTAGTATCTACGCAGATTTGAAGTAACATCCACGGATCTTGCTTTTTAATCGCTCTTTGGGTGTTGGATAAATATGTCCAGCATGGAAAGACTGCTTACCAAGCCCGAGTAAGAAACAACAAACCCTCCTAAACGGCAGGTCTAGGTCCATTCACGCTCCAGCTTCGCTTATCTGTTTCGGCATCCGGGGGCGCCATGATCGGCGCTGTCTGCTTGCCTCGAGGGACCTGCCAAAATCCTTTAGCGCCACAGAAGCCTCTGGCCACTTGGAAGATGTCGGTGTGAGCACGGCAGGCTCCAGATTTCCAGAGGGTGAACTGAACAAGACGGGAAATTCCATTGCTCTCCTAAGGCGGCACCCGTGTCTTGGTGTCCAGGTTCCTCCCTTCCAAGAATGTAGGTACCTGGGCTCTGTTGGGTAAAGACGGGCGATGTCTTGGTAGGACACCACCATGATCACAGGTGGTTCTCTGTTGATATAATTAGGTCACATCCAGACCACTGCTGGGTGTCAGTTCGTGTGTTCTGGTTTGTTTCCTGAAGACGGTTCTGAGATCACTATGGCCTCCGGGAACTTGCCTGGTGAAAACAGGGCATACCAAATCGAGGCCCCTTGcatcgtcttcttcgtcctaGCGCCAATCTTTGTGGGCGTTCGCCTTTGGGCGCGCATCAAGCCGAGAGGATGCTCCGGACTAGGCCTGGATGACTGGACTATTGTTCTTTCAACGGTACGCTAGACGCCACCCCTATTTCAACTAGCAAGCTAAATTTTAAAGATATTTGCAACTGTCGTATCGGCATTGATGGTAGCATCATGTGCCCACGGCTTTGGTCAGCACATTGCCAACCTTACCAAGCCCAACAGGCTGATTACACTAAAAGTATGGGTCTTTTCTGTTCTTGTATGACCTCGTTAACCAACCTAGCTAACCTCCCTCAGCTGTTCTACGTCGCTCAAGCATTTTACAagctcaccatcaacctcaccaaagCCTCGATTCTCCTCCTCTACCTCCGTATCTTCCCCAAACAACGGTTTCGCAAAACATGCCTTGTTCTTCTAACCGTCATTCTTCTCTACATGGTCGGAACAACTGCCTCTTCGATATGGCAATGCAACCCGATTCCGAGAGCTTGGGATAAGTCCATCGCCGGCACCTGCATCACCATCACGGCAAACTGGTACGCAAACGCCGTGTTCTCGATCACGACCGACCTGGTCATCCTCGGGCTGCCCATGCATTCGATCTACACCTCTCATCTGCCGACAAGCCAAAAGCTGGCATTGATGGGTGTTTTCGCGCTTGGTCTATTCACGACAATAACCTCGATTCTACGGATGACAACGCTCAATTTTTCGTCAACCAGCCCAGACATCACCTGTACGTATCTCTAACTTGTATCTGACCGAAACCATGAGCTGAGTATTGTCACAAAGTCGACATCGACTCTTCCATCTGGACCATGATCGAGCAAAACCTCGCTATCATCTGCGCCTGTCTTCCCGTCTGCCGGCTTCCCCTGTCATACATACTCCCCTCGTacttttccaccacctcgccatcatcttcgtcttcgaTGCCCGCCATCAAGATGAAGCCGAGGATACACATCGGTGGCTCGTCAAGCTCGACTCAGGAGTTCAACGGCCATATCTCGGATGCCGAGGGGGGTTATGAAAAGAGGAGATATGGACAATACGGGATTGACAAGGGGGTGATTGAGACGTCTGTTGGGGTCGTCATGCCGCCTGCTACACCTGTTACCGCTGGCAGGCCGGATACATCGGGGAGTAGGAGAACCAAGGCTGAGGAGTgggtgcagcagcagagaCAGGAACATGAAAACTTGGGTAGACAAAGCTTTCATGGCTCGGTTCTTTCTGCTGGGAGGAGTGGCCACGGttcgggcgaggagggggatagACAGAGCGAAGGGGCGATTCGGATGGTGAGGAACTATGGTGTTTTGTctgatgggagggaggtagAGCCGCATGCACAGGTAAGATGAGCATCGAACTCAGGGTTTGAGGAGTCCGAGGGGTGGGGTTGACGCGGTATATGTTCCTAATGATATCTACATACCTATCCATATTCATAATGACAGGCCAATCGTCTCCATGAACCAGGCGAGAATGGCATGGTTAGAAATTCAATTTTATCATGGGAAAGCCAGAGACAGGTACAAACCCGTGGCAAACGCTGTTCCTATCACCATGGAAAGAAGTAAATTGTGGCCGTAAGTGTTCATAGATTGACAACGCTATATATGCAAACAAAAGAAATATGCCAGCAGTATGCTCAGTCCACGATGCCAACCTTTTTATCCGTTCCCAATGCCCGCTACCCCGACCAAGCGCCGAATCCTGTGCTGTTGGACCCTGTGAAAATCCCCCAAAAACGAAAGCAAGAAATCGCTATACCCGTCCGCCTATTCCGCTTGATCACTCGTCTGTGCCGCTTGCCAAAGCAAACTGCTCATGCTAAGCTCCAGCACACCCTTGTTCTTCCTGACCATCTTGGCATTGACAGTCCGCATGTAATCCCTCTCCCATTTCTCCACAAACGTCACAGTCTCAAAGGCCTTGATCTCTGCTGTCGGCTTCAACATGAAGCCCTTCCCTTCCTGACCCTCTGCCTCCTCGTACTTCTCCGGATTTGTCACGTCAACCAGgacgctcctcctcccaccagtGGCGATGACCTCGACACGCCCAGGGTCTACCCAGATGTCTTTGGCAGTTTTGACCATGTCTTGCCCATCCTCGGCTACCTCGCCGAGCTGTGGAATGGCCTGAGGTTGAACCTGATCCACCCAGGCCCTTTTCGTTCCGCCGTCCACAATGACCCTGAGAACGAATCCGCACTTGAGATGCTTGTTCCAGAATGTCACCACCGCTAGCTGATAGAGCACCCTCGACTCCAGAGCGCCGACTCGCAACGTCCCAAACTCCTTGTTGTATTGGGCATGGCCCTTGCTCTGGATATCGATAACTTCATACCCTGGCGCGACGAGGTCGGGATACTTGAGCACCAAAATCTCCTCTATCGCCTTTGCCGCCTGTGGCCGATTTGCCGCTGTGTTGGGGATGTAAATATCACGCCGCTCAGCCTTTTCCAAGTCCGAAACCGAGACCATGGTTGGCATTCTCGAGCGAGTCCGCACCATCACATTGGACGTCGCCGTCTGTGAGAGCAAGACCGCCAGTCGCCTTGAAGGGTCGTCCTCGGAGTGGCAGTTGAGCACGCCGAGATAGAGTTGCTGAGTCTGTGTTGCCGAGCTGCTTGCGCTGACGAGGTTGAATTTGACGTGCAGTCCCTTATTGGTCATGGCGTAGTCGGAGACAGGTTCTGTTGAAGGTGGTGATACAACAACCTTTTCCATCCCCTTAAAGTCGGCAGGTGATCTCGCCAGCACCGGCATGGTGCCCGAGAGGGCCTCGAAATCCAATTCATCCAACTCGGGTGTCGTCCGCGTTCGTTTTGAAGACTTGTCCTCTTTTCCTAGGGCGCCCCAGGCAAATATTGACTGATCGTCCGTCCGGCGGATGATCTCTTCCTGTAGCCTCAGAAAGGCTTTGTCATATCCCTCGCCATAGATTATTGGCAGGTTGACCCCAAACAATCCAAGCAGACAATACGCCACATCCTCCGCTCTGGTCGTTTCTCTGCCCGCAGCCCACGCCATTCGCTGCGCAATGCTAGAGTTGTGAACCAGCTTCGGCTCCAACaagacaacctcctcaattCCTGTAATCTTCTCCACCGTCTTAACCAAACTAGACTTGGTCCCGAGCAATCGCCAGCCGTGGGCGTAAAATACAAGCTTTTTCGGCGCAACAAGCTCTTGAAGGGTCCAGCCCCGCGTGAACCATCTCGAGGCAGAAAAGTCATCCTTCCATGTTCGGTACCCAGCGGTGTAGCTGTCAAAGTGAACGTCGTCAAGATAGGCGTAGCAGACAGCCGCTTTTTGGTACCAGCCAAACATGGAGTTGATCGCCTCGGAAAGCTcgctgctgcttctcctgTCGATGCAGACAGTGTCGATCCAGATGTACGAGTGGCCGTCTTTGGAAGCCTGGGTGCATGCATAGCTGAGCTTGGCGTATCCCGCCTTTTGTTGAACTGGGTGGGCCtgcggttgtggtggtttcatgggaggagaaggaggcggcaaTGCTAATGgcggtgacgatgatggcgtcATGGTTGTGGAAGATGAGAAAGATCTGTGACTTTGGAGGTCGTCGTCGATTTCGGGCGATGGTGGTAGGGGCGAAAAGTAAGCAGACTGGCGCTGGAACCGGCTTGCATCACGATGCCCGCGGAGAGCCGTGAGCATGTTGGCCAGCATCATGAGCTTCATGACTTCGGTCTTTTCCAGCGGCAGCTCTGGTcgggcggcggtgatgtAGCCATGGCTTGAGCCGAGTAGAGATGGTAATGAAGATGGTGGCGGTGTAGCTGGTCTGGGTTTTCGAAATGCGGAAAGGGACTCCAAATCCTGAAAGGTCACCTCCTCGGGACCCCAAGTGTGTGAAAATATGGCATAGGGAGGAATGCTGGGCTCAAagaactcctccacctcgcgGGTGGTGACATTGAGCAGTCTCattttgggttttgggcgGTGTTCTTCCTGAGAGTTCATGTCAGACAAGAGCAGACGGAAAGTTGCAGGTCGACATTTGTTTCGACTTTTGTGAGTCTTATCATGATGGGCTCGAAGGGCCAAGAGACACTTGCAGTTAACCGGTGGGCCAATGAGACGTTGCAACGACGCT is a window of Podospora pseudopauciseta strain CBS 411.78 chromosome 1, whole genome shotgun sequence DNA encoding:
- a CDS encoding hypothetical protein (COG:S; MEROPS:MER0031616; EggNog:ENOG503NUYN) — its product is MLFLALILAVSAVAAIASQSKTATNNTTIDNGPFPTDLNGSNFTYPHPFQLFHFGSQGLPLEMAFIDLPPIVAPTATTKPQHVRHTRTKPNPKPKIALLLHGKNFCSITWSTTAATLQKAGYRVIIPDQIGFCKSSKPGTLYQYSLHQLTLNTYSLLSALDLTDPSNNGITVVGHSLGGMLATRFSLLYPDLVSSLVLVNPIGLEPYLELGVPYPDLSITLKTEQTSNYMSIKGYEQSTYYLGAWAPEYNVWAMMLAQIYAGTEAQNFVEGQARVVDMVLTQPVFYEFPRVRSKTLLMVGTKDTTAIGKQWSPPDVKEKLGRYELIGKETANRIPNCTLVEFEDLGHAPQIQAPDRFHAALLQWLRT
- a CDS encoding hypothetical protein (COG:S; EggNog:ENOG503NY5D); translated protein: MASGNLPGENRAYQIEAPCIVFFVLAPIFVGVRLWARIKPRGCSGLGLDDWTIVLSTIFATVVSALMVASCAHGFGQHIANLTKPNRLITLKLFYVAQAFYKLTINLTKASILLLYLRIFPKQRFRKTCLVLLTVILLYMVGTTASSIWQCNPIPRAWDKSIAGTCITITANWYANAVFSITTDLVILGLPMHSIYTSHLPTSQKLALMGVFALGLFTTITSILRMTTLNFSSTSPDITFDIDSSIWTMIEQNLAIICACLPVCRLPLSYILPSYFSTTSPSSSSSMPAIKMKPRIHIGGSSSSTQEFNGHISDAEGGYEKRRYGQYGIDKGVIETSVGVVMPPATPVTAGRPDTSGSRRTKAEEWVQQQRQEHENLGRQSFHGSVLSAGRSGHGSGEEGDRQSEGAIRMVRNYGVLSDGREVEPHAQVR
- the RPL23A gene encoding 60S ribosomal protein L23A (BUSCO:EOG09265CQO; EggNog:ENOG503P1RU; COG:J) codes for the protein MAKLSRGAPGGKLKMTLGLPVGAIMNCADNSGARNLYIISVKGIGARLNRLPAGGVGDMVMATVKKGKPELRKKVHPAVIVRQAKPWKRFDGVFLYFEDNAGVIVNPKGEMKGSAITGPVGKEAAELWPRIASNSGVVM
- the MAE1 gene encoding NAD-dependent malic enzyme, mitochondrial (EggNog:ENOG503NWPS; COG:C) — protein: MGSQGKPSSKFESLPLSTSGPLECALKGTVLLTHPYFNKGSAFTHEERRDFELAGLLPPSIQTLEQQVQRAYEQYSAHPDDLSKNTFLTSMKEQNEVLYFRLLHDHLPEMFSVVYTPTEGDAIQNYSRIFRRPDGVFLNINDADRVHHDLSLWGTPDDIDYIVVTDGEEILGIGDQGCGGILISIAKLALTTLCAGVHPNRVLPVVLDCGTNNQDLLDDPLYLGLRHKRVTGKRYDDFVDTFVKSARELYPKAYIHFEDFGFDNARRLLEKYRPEIPCFNDDVQGTGCVTLAAILSGLHVTKQNLEDLRMVVFGAGTAGVGIADQVRDAIATERGISKEDAAKQIWLIDKQGLLTTGVESLSKTQKPFARSEDEWSGKDRDLLAVVREVKPNALIGTSTVPKAFTEEIVREMASHVERPIILPLSNPTRLHEAIPANLLKWTDGKALVATGSPFKPIKGPWGQDGQEVEIEVAECNNSVVFPGIGLGSVLCRARLVTDKMLVAAVGGVAELSPALKDDIAPLLPGVEVVRDASARVARKVIQAALEEGVATEQGIPENEDDLDEWIKEQMWKPVYRPLKFVEKEGATREAKGEMRVVGSLATCD
- a CDS encoding hypothetical protein (COG:S; EggNog:ENOG503NZ3K), translated to MQAAGAQTRSELDNGVIFVEVESLHEGPRCLHTSTSDIWSLTDPMAHLGVAPIGLFPIASLQRLIGPPVNCKCLLALRAHHDKTHKSRNKCRPATFRLLLSDMNSQEEHRPKPKMRLLNVTTREVEEFFEPSIPPYAIFSHTWGPEEVTFQDLESLSAFRKPRPATPPPSSLPSLLGSSHGYITAARPELPLEKTEVMKLMMLANMLTALRGHRDASRFQRQSAYFSPLPPSPEIDDDLQSHRSFSSSTTMTPSSSPPLALPPPSPPMKPPQPQAHPVQQKAGYAKLSYACTQASKDGHSYIWIDTVCIDRRSSSELSEAINSMFGWYQKAAVCYAYLDDVHFDSYTAGYRTWKDDFSASRWFTRGWTLQELVAPKKLVFYAHGWRLLGTKSSLVKTVEKITGIEEVVLLEPKLVHNSSIAQRMAWAAGRETTRAEDVAYCLLGLFGVNLPIIYGEGYDKAFLRLQEEIIRRTDDQSIFAWGALGKEDKSSKRTRTTPELDELDFEALSGTMPVLARSPADFKGMEKVVVSPPSTEPVSDYAMTNKGLHVKFNLVSASSSATQTQQLYLGVLNCHSEDDPSRRLAVLLSQTATSNVMVRTRSRMPTMVSVSDLEKAERRDIYIPNTAANRPQAAKAIEEILVLKYPDLVAPGYEVIDIQSKGHAQYNKEFGTLRVGALESRVLYQLAVVTFWNKHLKCGFVLRVIVDGGTKRAWVDQVQPQAIPQLGEVAEDGQDMVKTAKDIWVDPGRVEVIATGGRRSVLVDVTNPEKYEEAEGQEGKGFMLKPTAEIKAFETVTFVEKWERDYMRTVNAKMVRKNKGVLELSMSSLLWQAAQTSDQAE